In Panicum virgatum strain AP13 chromosome 5K, P.virgatum_v5, whole genome shotgun sequence, the genomic window GCCTCGCCCTGTGCCCACACTCACTCTGGCAGTCAGTTTTCAGTACGCATAGTGCGCAGCCAGGCTAGCGaatgctgtgtttagttcccctggaatttactgtagcacactgtagtatttttcgtttgtttgtggtagatattatcctaccatgacctaactaaactcaaaagattcgtctcgcaacgtacatcaaaattatgcaattagtttttttatttacctacatttagtactccatgtatgagtcgtttgatatatttaatgtttcgatgtgatggagatgtgatggaaagtgatGTTTTTGTGTGGGTTTTTGGTGTATCTAAACACAGCCGAAGTCGCCAAGGTGAAAAACGAAGCTCTGATGAAACTGTCTCAGAGTTCCCGCGGCGATGGGGGCGCGGCGACGTTTTGATGAGCTCAGCCACTGAGCCGCAGCAGCGTGCATGCATGCAGTCGCAGAGCGAGCCGGCCGGGCGGCAtgcagttctttttttttacagcGAGGAATGAGAGGGGTTTCATTTTTTGTGCCGATTGGATCAACCCGAGACCACCACCAGCCCTACCACCATTGTATTTGTTCCCTTGTTGCACCGAGGAGGCAACTCTTTCACGCAAGATTCTAATGATCACGTGCGCCCGGCCGGGCTGCGACGGGCTTGGCTTTTGTTGgcacgctcgctcgctcgctcgtctCCGGCGTGCACGGCCGTGTTCGGTTGCGCACACAACATCTGTGACATGTAATATCTCTGGCGTTCACCCGCCGGCTGGATGCATGCTTGCCATGGCTGAGGCTCACCCTATCCACAGACTGTATGTGTAGCATAGGGAAATAGAGAATGGAGATGGCATGAATGTAGCGAATCTTCAAACCAGGAAATGAGGCGAAATTTTCACTTTTCCTTTTCATGTTCTGGCAGCAGATTGGGAACTACTGGAAGAGAACAAACTAATAATAGCCTTGAGAGGCTGAATTACATAATTctaacaaaatgaaaaaaaagctaAGGAATTAAACTCAGGACAGGGTTCTAATAAGAAGGTTAGGAGCGAATGTAAGCTGAAAAGAAAACAGGTCACAAACAGAAATCGACACGAAAATTTCGAAGAGCTGAACAGAAGCACGCGAACTAGTAAGCATAAAGAAAGAGGAGGAAAACTGGGGAAAAGAACTCCTAATAGAAGATTAGTAGTTCTTCCATAGTTTTTTTGGGGAGTTCTTGGGGTTTAGCTGCATTAATTATTACTGGGCTAACCGATCAATTCTAGCACAAGCTAGACTCTTGTCTAGATAAGCTGCCGGTAGTCTGCCCCTAAGTGGTGGTGGATCAGGAAATGATCGTCGCCGGCGATgacgggcggcgccgcgggccCGTCGAACAGCAGCGGGCTCGGCATGTGCATTATCCCGCCAGGCCCACCGCCGGCGATCACGTGCGGCGGCTGGTGCTGCACCTCATTCTGGCGGCGCAGCTCCAGCACCTTGCGGTGGGAGTTGGAGTGCTTCGACATCACGAAGGTGGGGCTCGCCGCGGGCCGGTACTCCGGCACCAGCCTGCCCGACTTGTACCGCACCCCGCACGCGTTGCACAGCGTCttggggcccatgggccccgTCCTCCACTGCGGCGTCTTGTCCGTCTCGCAGTGCAGGCACCGCCGCCcttccgccgacgccgccgagccgcccggcTGCGCCCCGGGCGCGCTCGAGGGCTGCGCCTGCGGCACCGGAGGCGCGTCCTTCTTCCTGGACGGCTTCGACGGCTTCTTGGCGGGGAACGCCTGGGCCGAGACTCCGGACTCCGCCGGGGAGATGGCcatggacgccggcgacggcggcgaggccgggggCGGGGGGAGCACGAGGAGGCGCGACGACCAGTTGCCTGGCGCCACGCGGGAGCGCTTGCTACGGGCCTTGGCGGGGACCGGCGCCTCCGGGAGGAACATACCGGGCTGCGCCGCTGAGGCAGCCGAAGCCGGGGCCGCAGGGGCCACGGGAGCCGGTGGCACGTTCACCGCCGAGGAGAACCCGCCGGAAATGAGCTTCAGCTTCTGAAGGTCCTCGGCGGCGAAGGCATCGTCGCCCTCACCCATGTAGTTGGACAGCCATTCCAGCTCCGCCAATTGATCGTACTGCGCAAAATAATTCACCGCAAGTTTAGCAACCGAGACTTCTATCTCTGTAGTTCCGTTAATGCAGTTGCTGGAAATTTTATAAGGTAACTTTGCAGAATTCTCAGTGTGGACTGTTCA contains:
- the LOC120708019 gene encoding GATA transcription factor 12-like, which produces MEAAAAAEYGYYGGGAAPRERKPAGCGDHFVVDDLLVLPYDDDEEGDGEAAPGDGEAPPCLQPVKEEGGLGNFSADSSTVTALDSCSNSFSGLGDGDFAGEFCEPYDQLAELEWLSNYMGEGDDAFAAEDLQKLKLISGGFSSAVNVPPAPVAPAAPASAASAAQPGMFLPEAPVPAKARSKRSRVAPGNWSSRLLVLPPPPASPPSPASMAISPAESGVSAQAFPAKKPSKPSRKKDAPPVPQAQPSSAPGAQPGGSAASAEGRRCLHCETDKTPQWRTGPMGPKTLCNACGVRYKSGRLVPEYRPAASPTFVMSKHSNSHRKVLELRRQNEVQHQPPHVIAGGGPGGIMHMPSPLLFDGPAAPPVIAGDDHFLIHHHLGADYRQLI